DNA from Rhinatrema bivittatum chromosome 16, aRhiBiv1.1, whole genome shotgun sequence:
TCTGATGTGGTTAACCAAGATTCTGTAATAAGGAAAAAATTGGGCTTATTGATATGTAAGAGGTCTTTCAGAATGGGGACTTTTTTTCGAACAGATTGTGCGTTACAAAGAATAAAGGATAGAGTAAACATAGCTGCAGTACAGAACGTGGATCTTATAGCAGTTAGGGTTCGATTTATGTATTTCTTATGTCCAGACTGATATGACTTTGGTTGTGCTTGACATGGAGACATATTACCATATTTTCCCTGACCTAACATTGTGGGGATGTTCATTGCGACAACGGGTTACCGGTTACAGTAAAGGTTAAGCCAGAACCAGTGGGGAAACGAGGGGAAAAACGAAGGGGcaaaacaaaggggcatgcccctttgtcatgCCCCTTCGTCGCGCGGCGCCCGGCGCGCGGCGCTTAGGAATTCGTGGCGTTTTATGCAGCCGTCGCCCTCCGATGATGTCAGCAGGGGGGCGTGACCAGGAAATCGGTCCGGCTGGCTTGCCGCGGGTACAGGGTGAAAAGTAGGTGCAAAGTCCAGGTTTTTCCAGCAGAATAAGGCTCTCAGGATGTTGCAGAGAGCAGTCGGAGGCCCAGGCTCGAAGCCCCTCCGAATTCGCCGCGTTTTATGCAGCCGTCGCCCTCCGATGATGTCAGCAGGGGGGCGTGACCAGGAAATCGGTCCGGCTGGCTTGCCGCGGGTACAGGGTGAAAGTAGGTGCAAAGTCCAGGTTTTTCCAGCAGAATAAGGCTCTCAGGATGTTGCAGAGAGCAGTCGGAGGCCCAGGCTCGAAGCCCCTCCGAATTCGCCGCGTTTTATGCAGCCGTCGCCCTCCGATGATGTCAGCAGGGGGGCGTGACCAGGAAATCGGTCCGGCTGGCTTGCCGCGGGTACAGGGTGCAAAGTAGGTGCAAAGTCCAGGTTTTTCCAGCAGAATAAGGCTCTCAGGATGTTGCAGAGAGCAGTCGGAGGCCCAGGCTCGAAGCCTCTCCGAATTCGCCGCGTTTTATGCAGCCGTCGCCCTCCGATGATGTCAGCAGGGGGGCGTGACCAGGAAATCGGTCCGGCTGGCTTGCCGCGGGTACAGGGTGCAAAGTAGGTGCAAAAGTGTTTGCAAACCCAGCCCACCTCTAACTCCTCCTATTGTTCAGATTtccattgcaccatgcattatggtgctatcgcatgcattaaggtaTTTTCGCGTACATTAAAGGTACTTAACGCATAcaaaaatgccataatgcgatttgataaatgacccagttttaggttgctatgggaataggaCTGTGTACAAtgagggtcctttaaatgtattactatatttactatatatctggtagtgacttaccaaggaatgattaaactcttgataaggtgcgGGGAATTTATGTTAAAAGACTGATTAATTAATTGTTATTCATTTTTTTGTACGAAAGTGTCAACTgactataaattaaaggatgagccaggggagaatggtgggagggttcagtaatacaaacacacaaacttctttttttttgcctgcctttttgactacctattcaatacagatacacaaacacactgAATAATAGACCCCAataatttacttctccccaatatttttatgttttaaaaatttccccaagcagcgCTTacagattcttttcagccaccagcaaggtgatcctctcctctcagtgcttccactAGATTACCTTTCTTTTGACTCATTTCACACCCCAGATTCCTCGTTCTGTGTGCAGTGAGAGCTGCCCTCCTGGATATAGGAAAGCCCCTCAGAAAGGAAAACCCCTCTGCTGCTATGACTGTGTTCCATGTCCTGAAGGAGAAATCACCAACATGATGGGTGAGTAAAATGAAGAATGGTAGGTGAGACAAGCCGTATGAATGATatgaaactagggatgtgaatcgttttttgacgatttaaaacaatcgtcagatatattttgaatcgtcaaaaatcgttagagccgcgatacaataacaattcgtcatttattgtcaaaaaatcataaatcgggggagggggagggcgggaaaaccggcacaccaaaacaaccctaaaacccaccccgaccctttaaaacaaatcccccaccctcacgaacccccccaaaatgttttaaattgcctggggtccagtgggggggtcccggcgtgatctcccgtgatctcctgctctcgggcctcggctgcgttaatagaaatggtgccggtggccctttgcccttaccatatgacagggcaaaggtagcaccggcgccattttggttcctgacacccgacgtcacgagtgcaggagatcgctcccggacccctgctggacccccagggacttttggccagcttgggggggcctcctgaccccacaagacttgccaaaagtccaggggggtccgggagcgaccttctgcacttgcgccgtattgccaattttcaaaatgacaccggcgctacctttgccctcactatgttgtaTGGTCGTACGGTAGCGCACTATGTCGTATGGTTGTacgacatagtgtgggcaaaggtagtgccggcgccattttgaatattggcaatacgtggcgagtgcagaaggtcgctcccggacccctgctggacttttggcaagtcttgtgggggtcaggaggcccccccaagctggccaaaagtccctgggggtccagcgggagtccaggagcgatctcctgcactcgtgatgtcgggtgtcaggaaccaaaatggcatcggcgctacctttgccctgtcatatagtaagtgcaaagggccaccagcgccatttctattaacgcagccgtggcccgagagcgggagatcacgggagatcgtgccgggaccccccccccactggaccccaggtaatttaaaatattttgggggggttcgggagggtggaggatttgtcgtatgacatagtgaggagaaaggtagcgccggtgccattttgaatattggcaatacggcgcgagtgcagaaggtcgctcccggacccccgctggacttttgtgaagtcttgtgggggtcaggaggccccctcaagctggctaaaagtccctgtgggtccagcgggggtccaggagcgatctcctgctctcatgACGTcaggtgtcaggaaccaaaatggcgccggtgctacctttgccctgtcatatggtaagggcaaagggccaccggcgccatttctattaacgcagccgtgacCCAAGAttgggagatcgcgggagatcgcaccgggacccccccactggaccccaggtaatttaaaatatttgggggggggggggttcgggagggtgggggatttgttttaaagggtcggggtgggttttagggttgttttggtgtgccggttttcccgccctcccccgatttatgatttttaatgatttttaacaaataaaaaacatgacgatcagatttccctcccccccagccaaaattgatcgttaagacaattgatcacatgattcacatccctatatgaAACAGATGAAGGGGTGAATCTTAGACAGCTGTCAAGGTCAGTGGTATTCTTTTAATACATTGTTGTACAGTATATAATGGATTTACATCTAAGGGTTTACATCAGCTCTGGCTCATACAGAATTTCACAGCCCAAATGCTAGAAGGTTGCAAAAGACAATCATGCCGTCTCTATGTAAACTACACTGTCTACCAGTAGTCTGCccacaaaatataaaatcttgACCTTCAAGACTCCAAATGGAAGAGGTCCATATTTCATAAAAGACTGGTTACCAGTTTCTTCTCCTTTAAGGTCCTCCCAAGATGCCTTCTTAAGTAAaccattgattaaaaaaaaagcccaaaagtTCTGATATCCATTTATGGGCCTTTTTGGGTGCTGTTAGCTTCTGGAACTAATGACCCTAATCTATCagtgacattttttaaatttttgttttctggATAGATATGGAAAACTGTGAGCCCTGCCCAGAAGATCAGTGGTCAAATCAGAAGAGAAATCGATGCATCCCAAGAGCCATTGACTTCCTTTCCTATGAGGACCCTTTGGGTCTGGCTTTAGCGTCTGTTGCTATTTTCTTTTCTATGGTAACTGctggagtgatgggaatttttAAGAAACATAAAGATACAGCCCTAGTGAAAGCAAATAATCGTGATCTCAGCTTCATCCTACTCATCTCCCTAATGATGTCCTTCCTCTGCTCCTTGTCATTCATTGGTCGCCCTCTAAAGGTGACCTGTCTGCTACGACAACCTGCATTTGGaattatattttctgtttctatttcttctaTACTGGCTAAAACTCTCACAGTTGCTATGGTCTTCAATGCTACGAGACCTGGCAGCAGGTTTAAGAAATGGTTAAAGACCAGAATATCCCTCTATCTTGTTCTTCTGTGTTCAGTGGGTGAAGCCCTGATATGCACTGTGTGGCTCCTCATGTCTCCTCCATTCCCAGAGTTGGACACAAAATCTGAAACAGGGAAAATGATATTACAGTGTAATGAGGGATCTATAATTGCCTTCTACATTATGGTTGGATACATGGGATTTCTGGCATTGTTAAGTTTTGTTGTTGCGTTCCTAGTAAGGAAGTTACCTGACACATTCAATGAGGCCCAGTTTATCACCTTCAGCATGCTGGTGTTCTGCAGTGTTTGGGTCTCCTTTATCCCAGCGTACCTGAGCACCAAAGGCAAATACATGGTGGCTGTGGAGATATTTGCTATCCTGGCTTCCAGTTCTGGTCTTCTGGGTTGTATATTTATTCCCAAATGCTACATTATTTTGCTAAAGCCTAATATGAACACAAAAGAATTAGtaaggaaatattaaaaaaaatacatcttcTAAATGAGAATTTTGCCAGAAGGGAATGCCAGCTCTGTTCATAATATTTTTCAGGCATTGGTTATATGAACGTACAAAACACTGAGAGGTAAAccccaaataaaataataataataataatattgtgtgatattgaattaatttcactattcttttttatttgtttttgaaacTCAAAACAATTGAGTGAAAAGGTTTATAGCATGGGTAGCGAGACCTCTTGGCCCATCCACAGTCACCACTCCCTTGCAATTTCATAAGAAATCTCTGACAACATTTCTTGTGTAAATAAAGTCACAGGCTTTATTGTGTAAACATCTTACCTGAGCCATAACAATGAATATCAGTTCCACCCCTATATATATAGACTGGGTGTCCCACCACCACATCCCAGTGGGAACCACCAATGACCCACCTGGTGCTCAGAGTCCTTCTGGTGAGTCATCACCTTCAGTTGAGGCCTTCTCCATCCACCACCCAGCAGGAAATCTCCTCTGTAAAATAAGCACTGAGGAAATTAAAATGGTTTATTGCATCTTTCTGTCCAATTTAGCTTTAAGCTTATGCAAGTTAAAGATTAGAATAGGCCAAAGATATTTGATTGTGCAAGTACATACTAACAATCTTTAGATCATAATAAGAATAAAGGAAATGTGTCAGATGCTTAAGGTTGTATTGACATACTTTTTGGCTCCATGGATGAGATAAAGGATAAGAAGACTAGAAGTCAGAAATATGCATTATCCTTTCTTATCAGTAACAAAATGTGCTGTGCATATAGATAATTGCAGATAATTATAATTAAAACTTAGGACATCCTGACCTGTTGACTAATAGTGACCTAAGACTTAAGTTGTTGAAATAAAATGCAAAAGTGAGACTGTGATTAGTCAATCTGACATGTTTTGCCTACATCATGACTTTATATGCAGAAAGAATATATTAAGTTTGCTGTATGTAATGAATTTGGTAATGCCCACTGAGTGTCTGTCTGAAGTGTGACATTCTCCATGTGATTTTACATGTAAATTTGGTAGCATTGTACAACCATAAATGTGTCTACTTTTTGTAGAGCAAATtagagggaaaaaataaaaatctccacAATTATGGTGGAGGCACTTAAGATCAAGCTGCTATAATATGATTTGTGATCAACTTAAAAGTCATTTTAAATGCCCTATGTGCTCAAAAGCTAGGAAATATGTGTGTGTCTCGGGCGGTTCATACCATGTGGATTTAaaaagcatgtgagtatgtgcgtatctcctggtagaCATAGAAATCAAATACATaacaaaaggggcagggaatgggcatggtATTGGcagataataagaacataagaacaagccatactaggtcagaccaagggtccatcaagcccagcatcctgtttccatcagtggcaaatccagccataagaacctggcaagtacccaaaaactaagtctatcccatgttattgttgctagtaatagcagtggctattttctaagccaacttaattattagcaggtatggacttctccaagaacgtatccaattcttttttaaacacagctacactaattgcactaatcacatcccatggcaacaaattccagagtttaattgtgcatggaatgaaaaagaactttcttcgattagttttaaatgtgccacatgctaacttcatggagtgtcccctagtccttctattatccgaaagagtaaataaaaaattcatatttaccagttctagaccactcatgattttaaatgcctctatcatatcccccctcagccgtctcttctccaagctgaacagccctaacctcttcagcctttcctcataggggagctgttccatcccctttatcattttggtcgcccttctctgtaccttctccatcgcaactatatcttttttgagatgcggcgaccagaattgtacacagtattcaaggtgcggtctcaccatgaagtgatacagagacattatgacattttccgttttattgccattcccttcctaataattcctaacattctgtttgcttttttgactgctgcagcacactgaaccgacgatttcaatgtgttatccactatgacacctagatctcgttcttgggtggtagttcctaatatgcatcctaacatcgtgtaaatacagcatgggttatttttcctaataTGCATTCCCTTGCACTTATCCAACCAAATATAAACtatttgaaagaaaataaatggttTACATCTAAATTAGAACATTTGTAAAACGtagtgagagggaggaacctgtGTTTCATTAATTTCCCTAAAGACCCATCTGTGGCTCCTAAAGAAATGTGGAAACAATAATTGACCgatattttgaaaattccagaACAGACATTTCCATTTATTTCGAGAGCCTACTACATTCCTTCTTTTAAGAAGGGCACTGTCGGTACAAATGGTATGCAGGCTCTATTCTCCTGTTAAAAATTCCCCATTAGATTTAACAGCTGTTTTGGAAACCTCTCAGAAGGATTTGGTTAAACCAGCATCAttgattgtttcttttcttttggattCTGATAAAGATTGGATCCTTAGATTGTTTTTCGCCACTGCTCAGAACTTTTCCTGAATTTGAAAGTCTGTGCATATCCAGACCTTGCATGATGAAcacagaagagaaggaagcaatttttatTATTGAGGCCTAAAGTTTCGGAGCTGGGGGCTTTATTTATTCTAACATTTCATTGCAAGTGTATTATTAAGTATTTGAATATTTCTTATACATTCTTTCTACCATCACAATTATCTTTCTTGAGTAATAAAGTCTCTTCTATTCCATGCTCTTTTCCTAATACCTGGTTAGGATGCAGATGTCCCAGATTGTCGTTCAGTTTTGGTATTAGCCTGTCATGCTAGTTTCTACCTTATTTCTTTTTCCTGTAGGGGAAAAATTACCTGAAGATGTGATATTGGAATCTCTATATAGAGAACTTGTAAAAGGTGAAACTATAATtcgttttatatattttttttccttatatgtttttttgtgtttCATATGATTGCATTTACAAGTattttcttgaaatgtatttgaaaatagCATTAAAAAGAAGTCCAACCTACATGGAATAAGCATGGTAAAGAAGcacacataaaacaataaataaaacagaacaagAGAAATACTTATTATATTTTCTATGCTCACCCTGTTAATGGATCAGATTTCTtaaaccactcccccccccccccatctattatttagcttttcttttactcttttaaccctgacccttaaaattcTACTGACACCTAGTTCttattattttaatacttactcaCCATTTAGTGTTCTAAAtaagaaaatcacagaacatatagaaagacatggtttaatggaacgaaccccaatatttaaaaagggctccaggcgcgatccgggaaactacagaccggttagcctgacttcagtgccaggaaaaatagtggaaagtgttctaaacatcaaaatcacagaacatatagaaagacatggtttaatggaacaaagtcagcatggctttacccagggcaagtcttgcctcacaaatctgcttcactttttggaaggagctaataaacatatggataaaggtgaaccagtagatgtagtgtacttggattttcagaaggcgtttgacaaagttcctcctgagaggcttctaggaaaagtaaaaagtcatgggataggtggcgatgtcctttcatggattacaaactgg
Protein-coding regions in this window:
- the LOC115077729 gene encoding vomeronasal type-2 receptor 26-like, which gives rise to MRFCAPLRSRRLRTLHRIFLTPQRPHTNNLRHLLAFAFAIEEINNSTDILPNITLGFLMYDSCISDRISILNTLRILSVKKDAVPNYSCSQRDRVMAFIGHLMSSPSYSTAQITGIYRFPQISYGALDPSLSDRVQFPSFYQTVPDERFQYEAIIQLLKHFGWTWVGIVASDDVSNVRASAELRNEIIRSGACVDFLVILNDKDLRTFTTAVEVIANTAANINRYMRNLQFRTSAGDLIIFDDEGKLQIQFDIINFLVFRRGIVLKNKVGTFNPFAPRGQQLLINVSAIGWSPKFTQQIPRSVCSESCPPGYRKAPQKGKPLCCYDCVPCPEGEITNMMDMENCEPCPEDQWSNQKRNRCIPRAIDFLSYEDPLGLALASVAIFFSMVTAGVMGIFKKHKDTALVKANNRDLSFILLISLMMSFLCSLSFIGRPLKVTCLLRQPAFGIIFSVSISSILAKTLTVAMVFNATRPGSRFKKWLKTRISLYLVLLCSVGEALICTVWLLMSPPFPELDTKSETGKMILQCNEGSIIAFYIMVGYMGFLALLSFVVAFLVRKLPDTFNEAQFITFSMLVFCSVWVSFIPAYLSTKGKYMVAVEIFAILASSSGLLGCIFIPKCYIILLKPNMNTKELVRKY